In Choristoneura fumiferana chromosome 21, NRCan_CFum_1, whole genome shotgun sequence, a single genomic region encodes these proteins:
- the LOC141439590 gene encoding uncharacterized protein, producing MGTGSKTQALLQLLALGSRHVSLSTGRLSRMPLTSLPGPDLAHTTITRLDRFKQLEQMRQHFWKRWQAEYVTELQQRLKWRTRSRDLQQGDLVIIKEDNQPPLLWRLGRVDTLHPGSDGVPRVADITTARGVIRRALNRLCLLHDS from the exons ATGGGCACAGGCAGCAAAACTCAAGCTCTGCTTCAACTGCTTGCGCTCGGATCACGACACGTCTCGCTGTCGACTGGGAGGCTGTCGCGTAT GCCACTGACGTCGCTCCCGGGGCCAGACCTGGCCCACACCACCATCACCAGGTTGGATCGCTTCAAGCAGCTGGAGCAAATGAGACAACACTTCTGGAAACGCTGGCAGGCTGAATACGTCACGGAACTACAGCAACGTCTCAAATGGAGAACACGTAGCAGGGATCTACAGCAGGGAGACCTCGTTATTATAAAGGAAGACAACCAGCCGCCCCTCTTATGGCGGCTGGGCCGAGTAGACACTCTTCATCCCGGGTCAGATGGGGTTCCCCGAGTCGCCGATATAACCACTGCGAGAGGAGTCATCAGACGCGCACTGAACCGTCTCTGCCTTCTTCATGATTCTTGA